In a genomic window of Telopea speciosissima isolate NSW1024214 ecotype Mountain lineage chromosome 5, Tspe_v1, whole genome shotgun sequence:
- the LOC122661894 gene encoding cellulose synthase-like protein H1 → MANPIPFPLHERIPRKNTLKRVVELTIFFLLLALLCYRLLNNNHSVGWKLAFLCESWFTFYWILIMNLKWNPLEYKTYPQRLLNRGIELPPVDLFVTTTDSVLESPIITVNTVLSLLALDYPTHKLACYVSDDGASPLTFYSLMEASKFAKLWVPFCKKHDLQVRAPFMYFSSKAATAATDFSPEFRQEWRKIKNGYEQLCHRIEMAIQKGVPCELSGEFAAFSGIDHRNHPTIVKVIWENRENISDEIPHLVYLSREKQPKHPHHFKAGAINVLSRVSGVMTNSPFMLNVDCDMFANNPQVVLHAMCLLLGFEKETESGFVQYLQMFYGGLKDDPFGTQAVVRIEYLLRGFLGLQGPLYAGTGCFHRRKVIYGLCATDATENKGRNIGVANGKSLEVLRTKFGDSIEFAESAAQTLYGTNYSINHPHNLSSCIEAAILVAGSAYEYNTDWGTKVGLVYGSSTEDLLTGIRIHARGWRSIYSDLDSPAFLGCAPTGGPEIMTQMIRWITGFLEILFSSRSPILATLTEKLQFRQSLAYLYILLWGPCSLPQFCYALLPAYSIFTNTHFLPMVSEPAIFISGALFIIYNLYTLSEYIQCRLSVREWWNNQRMTWITTSTACLFGFLSFFPKFLGLSENVFKVTPKDHQVTSSQGSVADANNGHFTFDESPIFVPPTVLLFVNLTALSMAFLDGSRLRLGEIICSAWMVLTFLPFLRGVLRKGIYGIPWSTICKSAMLALLFLYFSRQWACKG, encoded by the exons ATGGCAAATCCCATTCCTTTCCCCCTCCATGAGAGAATCCCTCGTAAAAACACCCTAAAGAGAGTAGTAGAACTCACCATCTTCTTCCTACTACTTGCTCTCCTCTGTTATCGTCTCCTTAACAACAACCATAGCGTGGGTTGGAAACTCGCATTCCTCTGCGAGTCATGGTTCACCTTCTATTGGATCCTTATCATGAATCTTAAATGGAACCCTTTGGAGTACAAAACATATCCCCAACGCCTCTTAAATCGTGGCATTGAGCTTCCACCGGTGGACTTGTTTGTGACGACAACAGACTCTGTTCTTGAATCTCCAATCATCACAGTGAACACTGTTCTCTCCTTGTTGGCTCTTGATTACCCAACTCACAAGCTCGCTTGCTATGTGTCTGATGATGGCGCTTCTCCTCTTACCTTCTATTCTCTCATGGAAGCATCTAAGTTTGCAAAGCTCTGGGTTCCTTTTTGTAAGAAGCATGATCTTCAAGTCAGAGCTCCTTTTATGTATTTCTCCTCCAAGGCAGCCACCGCCGCCACCGATTTCTCACCGGAATTCCGACAGGAATGGAGAAAGATTAAG AATGGATACGAACAACTTTGCCACAGAATTGAAATGGCAATTCAGAAAGGTGTCCCATGTGAACTGTCAGGAGAATTTGCAGCTTTCTCAGGAATTGATCATAGAAACCATCCTACCATAGTTAAG GTTATATGGGAGAACAGGGAAAATATTTCAGATGAGATACCACATCTGGTATACTTGTCAAGAGAGAAGCAGCCCAAGCACCCACATCATTTCAAAGCAGGAGCAATTAATGTCTTG AGTAGAGTATCAGGTGTGATGACAAACTCTCCTTTCATGCTCAATGTGGACTGTGACATGTTTGCGAACAATCCACAAGTTGTGCTTCATGCAATGTGTCTCCTGCTTGGCTTTGAGAAAGAAACTGAAAGTGGTTTCGTTCAGTATCTACAGATGTTCTATGGAGGGCTAAAGGATGACCCTTTTGGAACTCAAGCTGTAGTCCGAATTGAA TACTTACTTCGTGGATTTTTGGGACTGCAAGGACCTCTATATGCTGGAACTGGATGCTTTCACAGAAGAAAAGTTATATATGGGCTATGTGCTACGGATGCAACAGAAAATAAGGGAAGAAATATCGGTGTCGCTAATG GAAAATCACTCGAAGTACTACGAACAAAATTTGGTGATTCAATAGAATTTGCAGAATCAGCAGCTCAAACATTATATGGGACAAACTACAGCATAAATCATCCCCACAATCTTTCTAGCTGTATCGAGGCAGCAATACTTGTTGCAGGTTCAGCTTATGAGTATAATACTGATTGGGGTACAAAG GTGGGTTTGGTCTATGGATCAAGTACGGAAGACTTGCTAACGGGAATCAGAATTCATGCAAGGGGTTGGAGATCCATATACTCAGATTTGGACTCACCCGCATTTCTTGGGTGTGCACCGACGGGTGGACCCGAAATTATGACCCAAATGATAAGATGGATCACTGGTTTTCTAGAGATCCTCTTCAGCAGCAGAAGTCCCATTCTTGCCACTCTCACTGAAAAGCTCCAATTCAGACAAAGCTTGGCCTATCTTTACATATTGCTATGGGGACCATGTTCTCTACCTCAGTTCTGCTATGCTCTATTGCCGGCTTACAGTATCTTCACCAACACCCATTTCCTGCCTATG GTCTCTGAACCAGCTATATTCATTTCGGGAGCACTTTTCATCATTTATAACCTCTACACTCTATCGGAGTACATCCAATGTCGCCTCTCAGTCCGAGAATGGTGGAACAACCAGAGAATGACATGGATAACCACCTCCACTGCATGCTTGTTTGGATTCCTAAGTTTCTTTCCCAAGTTCTTAGGGCTTTCAGAGAATGTTTTCAAAGTTACACCAAAAGATCACCAAGTCACCTCCAGCCAAGGTTCTGTTGCAGATGCCAATAATGGTCATTTTACCTTCGATGAGTCACCAATCTTTGTGCCACCAACAGTCCTTTTGTTTGTGAACTTGACTGCACTTTCCATGGCCTTCCTTGATGGATCTCGGTTGAGGCTAGGGGAGATCATTTGTTCTGCATGGATGGTGCTAACTTTCTTGCCCTTCCTCAGAGGAGTCCTTCGAAAAGGAATATATGGGATCCCATGGTCCACCATTTGCAAATCAGCTATGTTGGCATTACTCTTCTTGTACTTCTCAAGGCAGTGGGCTTGTAAAGGTTAA
- the LOC122661893 gene encoding TOM1-like protein 5, with the protein MAAELVNSATSDKLTEMDWMKNIEICELIASDQGKAKDVIKAIKKRLGNKNPTIQLFAVLLLQMLMNNCGEHIHRQVIDNELLPILVKIVKKKSDLPVREKIFLLLDAMQISFGGASGKFPQYYTAYYDLVNAGVKFPQRPPAIASGHSMPKEPKRNLPEAGEKSAPPKSERVIQPENPQIMPESSIIQKASAALEVLREVLDAIDIQHPEGAKDEFTLDLVEQCSFQKQRVMHLVITSRDEKVVSQAIELNEKLQKLLARHDSVLSVQATSTATHFVLEEMEEEEEAERLFRRVRKGKACAKPEEEDHLEQPLSLFGPIDAEKFHRPLIRPLSLEPQESNTSPPAVVIPPPPARPVERERFFQEKRVDGSPLAGHMRGLSLHSRNASSSNSESIDSCD; encoded by the exons ATGGCGGCTGAGCTTGTTAATTCAGCGACAAGTGATAAACTGACAGAAATGGATTGGATGAAGAACATTGAAATCTGTGAACTGATCGCAAGTGATCAAGG GAAAGCCAAAGATGTCATTAAAGCTATTAAGAAACGATTGGGGAATAAAAACCCTACTATTCAGCTTTTTGCTGTCTTG TTATTGCAGATGTTAATGAATAATTGTGGAGAACATATTCACAGGCAGGTTATAGATAATGAACTTCTTCCAATATTGGTAAAGATAGTGAAGAAAAAG TCAGATCTTCCTGTACGTGAGAAGATATTTCTTCTTTTAGATGCCATGCAGATATCTTTTGGTGGTGCTTCTGGAAAGTTTCCTCAATATTATACTGCATATTATGATTTGGTG AATGCTGGTGTAAAGTTTCCTCAAAGGCCTCCTGCCATTGCTTCAGGTCATTCCATGCCGAAGGAACCCAAAAGGAATTTACCTGAGGCTGGAGAAAAATCTGCCCCTCCAAAATCTGAAAGGGTTATTCAGCCTGAAAATCCTCAGATTATGCCTGAATCTAG TATTATTCAGAAGGCCAGTGCTGCCCTGGAGGTTTTGAGAGAAGTATTGGATGCTATTGACATTCAACATCCTGAG GGAGCAAAGGATGAGTTCACTCTGGATCTTGTTGAGCAATGTTCATTTCAAAAGCAACGAGTAATGCATCTTGTGATCACATCTCG GGATGAAAAGGTGGTTTCTCAAGCAATTGAACTAAATGAGAAGTTGCAGAAATTACTTGCCAGACATGATTCTGTTCTTTCAGTTCAGGCTACCTCCACTGCTACTCATTTTGTCCTCGAAGAaatggaggaggaagaggaggcagAACGGCTTTTCCGAAG AGTCCGAAAAGGGAAAGCATGTGCAAAGCCTGAAGAGGAAGATCACTTGGAGCAACCCCTGAGTTTATTTGGACCAATTGATGCAGAAAAGTTTCACCGTCCACTTATACGACCATTAAGCTTGGAACCACAAGAATCCAATACCTCACCACCTGCTGTTGTCATTCCTCCTCCACCGGCCAGACCTGTTGAGAGGGAGAGATTCTTTCAGGAGAAAAGGGTGGATGGTTCACCATTAGCTGGTCACATGAGGGGTCTTTCATTGCATAGTCGCAATGCCAGCAGTTCAAACAGTGAGAGCATTGATTCTTGTGACTGA